In the genome of Aureimonas sp. OT7, one region contains:
- a CDS encoding prephenate dehydratase, with protein sequence MPGTKTNRISFQGEPGANSDTACRNMYPGMEPLPCDTFEEAFAAVTRGEADLAMIPIENTIAGRVADIHHLLPVSGLRIVGEYFLPIRFQLMAKPGTRVEDIREVYSHIHALGQCRGILRRNGWRGIVAADTAGAARMVSQMKETHVAALAPKLAAELYGLQILAENVEDAEHNTTRFVVLSRKGHSERALWAPRRDRIVTTFLFEVRNLPAALYKALGGFATNGVNMTKLESYQIGGAFTATQFYADIEGHPDERGVAHALEELAFFTKRLTILGVYPASDDRPATPPTAPGE encoded by the coding sequence CTGCCAGGCACCAAGACCAACCGGATCTCCTTCCAGGGGGAGCCGGGCGCCAATTCCGACACGGCATGCCGCAACATGTACCCCGGCATGGAGCCCTTGCCCTGCGACACCTTCGAGGAAGCGTTCGCCGCGGTTACGCGGGGCGAGGCCGACCTTGCGATGATCCCCATCGAGAACACCATTGCCGGGCGTGTCGCCGATATCCATCATCTGCTGCCGGTCTCGGGCCTGCGGATCGTAGGCGAGTACTTCCTGCCCATCCGCTTCCAGCTTATGGCCAAGCCGGGGACGCGGGTGGAGGATATCCGCGAGGTGTACAGCCACATCCACGCGCTGGGGCAATGCCGCGGCATCCTGCGGCGCAACGGCTGGCGCGGCATCGTCGCCGCCGATACCGCGGGCGCGGCCCGCATGGTGTCGCAGATGAAGGAAACGCATGTCGCGGCGCTGGCGCCGAAGCTTGCGGCCGAACTCTACGGCCTTCAGATCCTGGCCGAGAACGTCGAGGACGCCGAGCACAACACGACGCGATTTGTGGTTTTGTCACGCAAGGGCCACAGCGAACGTGCGCTGTGGGCGCCACGGCGCGACCGGATCGTGACCACCTTCCTGTTCGAGGTGCGTAACCTGCCCGCCGCCCTCTACAAGGCGCTCGGCGGCTTTGCGACCAATGGCGTCAACATGACCAAGCTGGAGAGCTACCAGATCGGCGGGGCCTTCACGGCCACGCAGTTCTATGCCGACATCGAGGGGCATCCGGACGAGCGGGGCGTCGCCCATGCGCTCGAGGAGCTTGCCTTCTTTACCAAGCGGCTGACGATCCTGGGTGTCTATCCCGCCTCGGACGACAGGCCGGCAACCCCGCCGACCGCGCCGGGAGAGTGA
- the nudC gene encoding NAD(+) diphosphatase, with protein sequence MTRPLGFTGNRLFRDSEKRGPASMPDALADPRLRICLLAERSFLVTGPDDAPDAFFDLAGAQALGADMTEAVLLGHHPDDGVPVVAATAPTPPEGASGVRAMDLRGLAMAGVLKSDEEGTLGQAQHLLYWNRRTRHCGVCGGKTLSEAGGLRRRCTACGEMFFPRTDPVVIMLVHDGADRCLLGRQKQFAPGMYSALAGFVEPGETLEDAVRREVLEESGLNVGAVAYHASQPWPFPGSLMIGCFGRALGDAVRYDADELEDCRWFDRTEVRAMLAGTHPGGLGAPKPFAIASILIRAFAEGSVPG encoded by the coding sequence GTGACGCGTCCCCTTGGCTTTACGGGCAACCGGCTGTTCCGCGACAGCGAAAAGCGCGGCCCTGCCAGCATGCCGGACGCCCTTGCAGACCCGCGCCTGCGCATCTGCCTGCTGGCGGAGCGATCTTTCCTGGTGACCGGTCCGGACGATGCGCCGGACGCCTTCTTCGACCTCGCGGGGGCGCAGGCGCTGGGCGCCGACATGACGGAAGCGGTGCTGCTTGGCCACCACCCGGATGACGGCGTCCCCGTCGTAGCGGCCACGGCCCCGACCCCGCCCGAGGGCGCGTCCGGCGTCCGCGCCATGGACCTGCGCGGGCTAGCCATGGCGGGCGTCCTCAAAAGCGATGAAGAGGGCACGCTCGGGCAGGCGCAGCATCTTCTCTACTGGAACAGGCGGACGCGGCATTGCGGGGTCTGCGGCGGCAAGACCCTGTCGGAGGCCGGAGGCCTGCGCCGCCGCTGCACGGCGTGCGGCGAGATGTTCTTTCCGCGCACCGACCCCGTCGTCATCATGCTGGTCCACGATGGCGCGGACCGCTGCCTGCTCGGCCGTCAGAAGCAGTTCGCGCCCGGCATGTACTCTGCCCTCGCCGGCTTCGTGGAACCGGGCGAGACGCTGGAAGACGCCGTCCGGCGCGAAGTGCTGGAAGAGTCCGGGCTGAACGTCGGCGCGGTGGCCTATCATGCCTCGCAGCCATGGCCGTTTCCCGGCTCGCTGATGATCGGCTGCTTCGGCCGCGCCCTTGGGGATGCGGTGCGCTACGATGCCGACGAACTGGAGGATTGCCGCTGGTTCGACCGGACCGAAGTCCGCGCCATGCTGGCCGGCACGCACCCCGGCGGCCTCGGCGCCCCGAAGCCTTTTGCCATCGCCAGTATTCTCATCCGGGCCTTTGCCGAGGGCAGCGTGCCCGGCTGA
- a CDS encoding HIT family protein, with the protein MTHPTFLLDRRLDADAFFVRRLALCRMLLLNDRRWPWLLLVPERPGIVEIFDLSDEDRATLMAETNATARMLAREFAPQKINFGSLGNIVEQFHMHVIARNGRDPAWPGAPFGHPGREPYEPEQADAMIARLAAAELAW; encoded by the coding sequence TTGACCCATCCGACCTTCCTTCTCGACCGCCGGCTCGATGCCGATGCCTTCTTCGTGCGCCGCCTCGCCCTTTGCCGGATGCTGCTGCTCAACGACCGGCGCTGGCCCTGGCTGCTGCTGGTTCCGGAACGGCCCGGGATCGTCGAGATATTCGATCTTTCCGATGAGGACCGCGCGACTCTCATGGCGGAAACCAATGCGACGGCCCGGATGCTGGCGCGGGAGTTCGCCCCGCAGAAGATCAATTTCGGCAGCCTCGGCAATATCGTCGAGCAGTTCCACATGCACGTCATCGCCCGCAATGGCCGCGATCCGGCCTGGCCGGGCGCGCCCTTCGGCCATCCCGGGCGCGAGCCTTACGAGCCGGAACAGGCCGATGCCATGATCGCACGGCTGGCGGCGGCGGAGCTTGCCTGGTGA